One part of the Vibrio hyugaensis genome encodes these proteins:
- the glgX gene encoding glycogen debranching protein GlgX: MTQLHSRPYPLGATVNKEGCNFSIHAPSSKDIQLALFSDDGRYSLYDLPNEYAGIRYTFIPDIKPGQKYGYVVEHQDQPLLISDPYAKSIDKALHYQPPFSPAKSFDMPKCVVIEDNFDWQDTDHPRIPREEMVLFETHVKGLTQQHPEIEGSAKGHYKGLASPEMLAFYKQQNINTLQLLPVAACMHEPHLLKMDKVNYWGYNPYLFMVPDPRYAEKDAVTELKTTIRELHKHGIEVILDVVYNHTAEGGEGPTIFNLKALDPHFYIKHGQHFANFTGCGNTVDLTYQPALNLVMDTLRYWVSEFKVDGFRFDLAATLGRQGDDYNPEAAFFKAVAQDPVLRETKLIAEPWDIGPNGYQVGNFPFGWNECNDKLRDISRSFWRGDQGYLKEFATRLMGSRDIYSAANWPYKLTVNYITYHDGFTLQDLVSYKQKHNEANGEENRDGHGDNRSENYGVEGETENLMIIATREKQKRNLMASLLFAFGIPHILTADVLSHTQGGNNNAYCQDNETSWLDWSSTERKQHFKVWMSQMVANRNQYMVPFIRAFSGENRNNNRIFWRRIDGSLMEHDDWNRLSSVALHLGIGKEGQELVYLINQTNAPARFKLPNERGQEWVTVCDTNVRNLNPGHAEGEVLLSPTSMAILHYQPE, translated from the coding sequence ATGACACAACTTCATTCTCGCCCATACCCACTCGGTGCAACCGTTAATAAAGAAGGTTGTAACTTCTCTATTCACGCACCGAGTAGTAAAGATATCCAACTGGCCTTGTTTTCTGACGATGGCCGTTATTCACTGTACGATCTGCCCAATGAATACGCTGGTATTCGGTACACGTTTATCCCTGACATCAAACCGGGGCAGAAATATGGTTATGTGGTAGAGCATCAAGATCAACCGTTGCTCATCTCCGATCCTTACGCTAAATCGATTGATAAGGCCCTCCATTACCAACCACCTTTCTCTCCCGCTAAAAGCTTTGATATGCCAAAGTGTGTCGTCATTGAAGATAACTTCGATTGGCAAGATACCGATCATCCGCGCATACCAAGGGAAGAGATGGTGTTATTTGAAACCCATGTGAAAGGGTTAACTCAACAACACCCAGAGATTGAAGGCTCAGCGAAAGGACATTATAAAGGCCTAGCGTCTCCGGAGATGCTTGCCTTCTACAAACAGCAAAACATCAATACGTTGCAATTGCTACCTGTCGCAGCGTGTATGCATGAACCGCATTTGCTTAAGATGGATAAAGTGAACTACTGGGGTTACAACCCATACTTGTTCATGGTTCCAGATCCTCGCTATGCGGAAAAAGACGCGGTAACCGAGCTCAAAACCACCATCCGCGAGCTACATAAACACGGCATCGAGGTGATCCTTGACGTGGTCTACAACCATACAGCGGAAGGCGGTGAAGGCCCTACCATCTTCAATCTAAAAGCGCTCGACCCGCATTTCTACATCAAGCACGGCCAGCATTTTGCGAACTTTACCGGTTGCGGCAACACCGTTGATTTGACCTACCAACCTGCGCTAAATCTCGTCATGGATACGCTGCGTTATTGGGTAAGCGAGTTTAAAGTCGACGGTTTCCGATTTGACTTGGCAGCAACACTAGGTCGACAGGGTGACGATTACAATCCAGAAGCGGCCTTCTTCAAAGCGGTCGCGCAAGATCCTGTATTACGAGAAACTAAGCTGATTGCAGAGCCTTGGGACATTGGTCCTAACGGCTACCAAGTGGGTAACTTCCCATTTGGTTGGAATGAGTGTAACGACAAGCTTCGCGATATCTCTCGCAGCTTTTGGCGCGGTGACCAAGGTTACCTGAAAGAGTTTGCAACACGTTTGATGGGCTCTCGTGATATCTACAGCGCAGCGAACTGGCCATACAAACTCACGGTCAACTACATCACTTATCACGATGGCTTTACCCTGCAAGATTTGGTGTCATACAAGCAAAAACACAATGAAGCCAACGGGGAAGAAAACCGCGACGGTCACGGTGACAACCGCTCAGAAAACTATGGCGTAGAGGGTGAAACCGAAAACCTGATGATCATCGCCACGCGCGAAAAACAAAAACGCAACTTAATGGCGAGCTTGCTGTTTGCTTTTGGTATCCCTCATATCCTAACCGCGGATGTGCTGTCGCACACTCAAGGGGGCAACAACAATGCATACTGTCAGGATAATGAAACCAGTTGGCTAGATTGGTCGAGCACAGAACGCAAGCAGCACTTTAAAGTGTGGATGTCACAAATGGTCGCCAATCGCAATCAGTATATGGTGCCATTCATTCGAGCGTTTAGTGGTGAGAATCGCAATAACAACCGCATCTTCTGGCGTCGTATTGATGGTAGCCTAATGGAGCACGACGATTGGAACCGTTTAAGCTCTGTGGCGCTTCACTTAGGCATCGGCAAGGAAGGGCAAGAGTTGGTGTACCTAATCAACCAAACCAACGCACCTGCGCGATTTAAGCTACCAAATGAGCGTGGTCAAGAGTGGGTGACCGTTTGTGATACCAATGTGCGTAACCTCAATCCTGGTCATGCCGAGGGCGAAGTACTGCTTTCTCCTACGTCGATGGCGATTCTGCATTATCAACCGGAGTAA
- a CDS encoding MalM family protein, translating into MKKWLAPVLLGMLATGCTSVEQVDMSPKGQQQVITQSGDIQWVPIDVPVVTEFALTDKSQMLLDGNSAGAIAAFALPGNRGSLDIKLETFVNKNLEFFAPNVVVMNTAGETIYQADFSKFKYEPAKLLDNDKFVLEMNVIPDMTGNDLHVLVYTTSSDLKGSSEVLHPAKAFALANHTQPPDIADPQAKHSPLGQFRFSVSANDIVNTKIIAKNDNIPQGTDLTSYYHNAIKAAVEADDIPKALTLLDEAKELGIEGAQTVFVKAVNTK; encoded by the coding sequence ATGAAAAAATGGCTTGCTCCCGTACTGTTGGGAATGTTGGCTACAGGTTGTACTTCTGTAGAACAAGTCGATATGAGCCCGAAAGGTCAGCAACAAGTGATCACGCAATCGGGCGACATTCAATGGGTACCAATTGATGTGCCTGTGGTTACTGAGTTCGCTTTGACTGACAAAAGCCAAATGCTGTTAGATGGTAATAGCGCTGGTGCAATTGCAGCGTTCGCGTTACCAGGTAATCGTGGCAGTCTCGATATCAAACTAGAGACATTCGTAAACAAAAATCTAGAGTTTTTCGCTCCTAACGTCGTGGTAATGAACACGGCTGGCGAAACTATTTACCAAGCAGATTTCTCAAAGTTTAAGTACGAGCCAGCAAAACTGTTGGATAACGATAAATTCGTACTTGAAATGAATGTGATTCCTGACATGACAGGTAACGACTTGCATGTTTTGGTTTACACGACTTCTTCTGATCTCAAAGGAAGCTCAGAAGTTCTTCACCCTGCAAAAGCCTTCGCTCTGGCAAATCACACTCAGCCGCCAGATATTGCAGATCCTCAAGCGAAACATAGCCCACTCGGTCAGTTCCGTTTTTCAGTATCCGCGAATGATATCGTGAATACTAAGATTATCGCGAAAAACGACAATATTCCGCAAGGTACAGACTTAACCAGTTACTACCATAACGCCATCAAAGCAGCCGTCGAAGCGGATGATATTCCGAAAGCTCTGACGCTTCTCGATGAGGCAAAAGAACTGGGCATTGAAGGTGCACAAACTGTATTTGTTAAAGCAGTAAATACCAAATAA
- a CDS encoding maltoporin encodes MKKVSAIAAAVAATLAAGSAFAVDFHGYMRAGVGVSADGGQQVTFEKNKIGRLGNEGDVYGEVQLGKEVYNNNGKTFYVDSMFAMTSNGSNDWESTSANCGLDGAGDVKCVDDAQFALRQFNVQAKGVLDFAPEATLWAGKRYYQRHDIHISDFYYWNISGAGAGIENIEAGPGKLSLAWVRNDRSDIADPGNDGGDANVNTLDARYAGLQVWDNGSLELGLNYALVNETDAAPNSTKDAKDGVMFTAELTQGLDSGFNKTVIQYGTEGYSKTMAFYGDGSWYGAEANSGASGYRLINWGVIGMGDSWELGHQLVYGVGEDMWDGQDKWEAMSAVVRPMYKWDDNHKTIFEAGYAIDDNDGAENKYGKLTVAQAWSAGSSFWARPEIRLYASYLTADKDDNSNTFDNGRSDDTFQFGVQAEAWW; translated from the coding sequence ATGAAAAAAGTAAGTGCAATTGCAGCGGCTGTTGCTGCAACTTTAGCTGCTGGTTCTGCGTTCGCAGTGGATTTCCATGGTTATATGCGTGCTGGTGTTGGCGTTAGCGCTGACGGTGGCCAACAAGTAACATTTGAAAAGAACAAAATCGGTCGTCTAGGTAACGAAGGCGATGTATACGGTGAAGTTCAACTAGGTAAAGAAGTTTACAACAACAACGGTAAAACGTTCTACGTTGACTCTATGTTTGCAATGACTTCTAACGGTTCAAACGACTGGGAAAGCACTTCTGCTAACTGTGGTCTTGACGGCGCTGGCGATGTTAAATGTGTTGATGATGCACAATTCGCACTACGTCAGTTCAACGTTCAAGCTAAAGGTGTTCTAGATTTCGCTCCTGAAGCGACTCTATGGGCAGGTAAGCGTTACTACCAACGTCACGACATCCATATCTCTGACTTCTACTACTGGAACATCTCTGGCGCAGGCGCTGGTATCGAAAACATCGAAGCTGGTCCAGGTAAACTATCTCTAGCATGGGTTCGTAACGACCGTTCTGACATCGCTGACCCAGGTAACGATGGCGGTGACGCAAACGTAAATACACTTGATGCGCGTTACGCGGGTCTTCAAGTATGGGATAACGGTTCTCTAGAACTAGGTCTAAACTACGCGCTAGTTAACGAAACTGACGCTGCGCCAAACAGCACTAAAGATGCGAAAGATGGCGTAATGTTCACAGCTGAATTGACTCAAGGTCTAGATTCAGGCTTCAACAAAACTGTAATTCAATACGGTACTGAAGGTTACTCTAAAACAATGGCGTTTTACGGTGACGGTAGCTGGTACGGTGCAGAAGCAAACAGTGGCGCATCTGGTTACCGCCTAATCAACTGGGGTGTAATCGGTATGGGTGATAGCTGGGAACTTGGTCACCAACTTGTTTACGGTGTAGGTGAAGACATGTGGGACGGCCAAGACAAGTGGGAAGCAATGTCTGCTGTTGTTCGTCCAATGTACAAATGGGATGACAACCACAAAACTATCTTCGAAGCAGGTTACGCTATTGATGATAACGACGGTGCAGAGAACAAATACGGTAAGCTAACAGTTGCTCAAGCATGGTCTGCTGGCTCTAGCTTCTGGGCTCGTCCTGAAATCCGTCTATACGCTTCTTACCTAACAGCGGATAAAGACGACAACTCGAACACATTCGACAACGGTCGTTCTGACGATACTTTCCAGTTCGGTGTACAAGCTGAAGCTTGGTGGTAA